One genomic window of Cupriavidus sp. P-10 includes the following:
- a CDS encoding maleylacetate reductase, whose protein sequence is MLEFTYESRIPRIVFEPGALRHLRREVELLGTTKALVLSTPDQVRHAEMVAGELGQRCAGIFAKAVMHVPIETARAARDEARRIGADCAIAIGGGSTIGLGKAIALESGLPILAIPTTYSGSEVTPIYGVTEAGIKKTGRDPCVLPQTVLYDPELTTTLPFSLSVTSGINAIAHAAEGLYAQDCNPIMELLAIEGIRALAQGLPKLKDNPGDIEGRGKCLYGAWLCGTVLGNVGMALHHKLCHTLGGTFNLPHAETHTIILPHALAYNAPAVPAVMCRIALAIDAEDAATGLWQLAKSLGAPVALRDIGMKQEDLARAVELAATAAYPNPRPLEVDALRGLLERAYTGQPPLILEE, encoded by the coding sequence ATGTTGGAGTTCACCTATGAAAGCCGCATCCCGCGCATAGTGTTCGAACCAGGTGCGCTGCGGCATCTGCGGAGGGAAGTGGAACTGCTCGGAACCACCAAGGCCCTGGTACTGTCGACGCCTGACCAGGTGCGGCACGCCGAGATGGTGGCGGGAGAGTTGGGCCAGCGCTGCGCCGGCATCTTTGCCAAGGCGGTGATGCATGTGCCGATCGAAACGGCGCGGGCAGCGCGCGACGAGGCGCGCCGCATCGGCGCGGACTGCGCCATCGCCATCGGCGGCGGTTCCACCATCGGCCTGGGAAAAGCTATCGCTCTCGAATCGGGGCTGCCCATCCTGGCGATACCAACCACCTATTCCGGCTCGGAAGTCACACCGATCTACGGCGTCACCGAAGCCGGCATCAAGAAAACCGGCCGGGACCCGTGCGTGCTGCCGCAAACCGTGCTCTACGATCCGGAACTGACCACGACGTTGCCATTCTCGCTTTCGGTGACCAGTGGCATCAATGCGATCGCGCATGCCGCCGAGGGGCTGTATGCGCAGGATTGCAACCCGATCATGGAACTGCTGGCGATAGAGGGCATCCGCGCGCTGGCCCAGGGATTGCCCAAGCTGAAGGACAACCCGGGCGACATCGAAGGCCGTGGCAAGTGTCTGTACGGGGCATGGCTGTGCGGCACGGTGCTGGGCAACGTCGGCATGGCTCTGCATCATAAGCTCTGCCACACGCTGGGGGGCACCTTCAATCTGCCGCATGCCGAAACCCATACCATTATCCTGCCGCACGCGCTGGCCTATAACGCACCCGCCGTTCCCGCGGTCATGTGCCGCATCGCACTTGCCATCGACGCGGAAGACGCTGCCACCGGGCTGTGGCAGTTGGCAAAAAGCCTAGGTGCCCCGGTCGCGCTGCGCGACATCGGCATGAAGCAGGAAGACTTAGCCCGGGCGGTGGAATTGGCGGCCACGGCCGCCTACCCCAATCCGCGGCCATTGGAGGTGGATGCGTTGCGAGGCCTGCTGGAACGCGCATACACCGGTCAGCCTCCCTTGATACTCGAGGAGTAA
- a CDS encoding MarR family winged helix-turn-helix transcriptional regulator — MQNMTAERKNTKKTESPATSAAAYEWRKSNIGRLLNMATQRFEKRVLELMAEAGYGEFTLSQMSITRNLDVGGTRATEIAKRADITKQSVGELIGQLEEIGLIERIPDPDDKRARIVHFTNAGLAWLESFEIAIKQAEHEMQDELGATTFKLLKQGLAQFGADEDILRD, encoded by the coding sequence ATGCAAAACATGACGGCAGAAAGAAAGAACACGAAAAAGACGGAGTCCCCGGCCACCAGTGCGGCTGCATATGAATGGCGCAAAAGCAACATCGGCCGGCTGTTGAATATGGCGACCCAGCGCTTTGAAAAGCGTGTGTTGGAATTGATGGCCGAAGCTGGCTATGGCGAGTTCACCTTGAGCCAGATGTCGATAACCCGCAATCTGGATGTGGGTGGCACGCGCGCGACGGAGATTGCGAAGCGGGCCGACATCACCAAACAATCCGTGGGCGAGCTAATCGGCCAGCTTGAGGAAATCGGCCTGATAGAACGCATTCCGGACCCGGATGACAAGCGTGCCCGCATCGTGCATTTCACTAATGCTGGGCTGGCCTGGCTTGAATCCTTTGAGATCGCCATCAAGCAAGCCGAGCATGAAATGCAGGACGAATTGGGTGCGACAACCTTCAAGCTGCTCAAGCAAGGCCTGGCGCAGTTTGGGGCGGACGAGGATATCTTGCGCGACTAG
- a CDS encoding branched-chain amino acid ABC transporter permease: protein MSISLILPQLLNGLQFGILLFLLAAGLTLVFGIMSFVNLAHGSLYMLGAYFAAAAFQQTESFTVAVLAAVGGCAVLGVVLERIAVSRLYSRDHLDHVLATFGMVLFFNEAARMIWGPQPHFLPVPAALEGTIDLFGASYPAYRFAIIAVGLAVAVGAHYLMHRTRLGMLIRAGAVNPAMVGALGVNIQLLNALLFALGAAMAGLAGVMAAPVLSVQTGMGEPVLVTTLVVIVIGGIGSVSGAFYAALIVGVVDTLGRAFLPTLLRELMSRDLANAAGPALASMMIYVLMALVLAFRPEGLFPARRK, encoded by the coding sequence ATGAGTATCAGCTTGATCCTTCCACAATTACTGAACGGGCTGCAGTTCGGGATACTCCTGTTCCTGCTGGCGGCCGGCCTGACGCTGGTGTTCGGCATCATGAGTTTCGTGAACCTGGCGCATGGTTCGTTGTACATGCTCGGCGCGTATTTTGCGGCGGCGGCGTTCCAGCAGACCGAGTCGTTCACGGTTGCCGTGCTGGCGGCCGTGGGCGGCTGCGCTGTGCTGGGCGTGGTGCTGGAGCGGATCGCCGTCTCGCGCCTGTACAGCCGCGACCACCTCGATCATGTGCTGGCGACCTTCGGCATGGTGCTGTTCTTTAACGAAGCAGCCCGCATGATCTGGGGCCCGCAACCGCACTTCCTGCCGGTGCCGGCCGCCCTCGAAGGCACGATCGATCTGTTCGGCGCGAGCTATCCGGCCTACCGCTTCGCCATCATCGCGGTCGGCCTGGCGGTGGCGGTTGGCGCGCACTACCTGATGCACCGCACCCGGCTCGGCATGCTGATCCGCGCCGGAGCCGTCAATCCGGCAATGGTCGGTGCGCTGGGCGTGAACATCCAACTGCTCAATGCGCTGCTGTTCGCGCTGGGTGCCGCGATGGCCGGGCTTGCCGGCGTCATGGCCGCGCCCGTCCTGTCAGTGCAGACCGGCATGGGCGAGCCGGTGCTGGTCACCACGCTGGTGGTGATCGTGATCGGCGGCATCGGCTCCGTCAGCGGCGCCTTCTATGCCGCGCTGATCGTCGGGGTGGTCGACACCCTGGGGCGCGCCTTCCTGCCGACCTTGCTGCGCGAGCTGATGAGCCGCGACCTCGCCAATGCGGCGGGGCCGGCGCTGGCTTCGATGATGATTTATGTCCTGATGGCGCTGGTGCTCGCATTCCGCCCCGAGGGCCTGTTCCCCGCCAGGAGAAAATAA
- a CDS encoding ABC transporter ATP-binding protein, with the protein MTSLLNVQNVQASYGHAQALFGVSFNVKAGEVVTLLGRNGMGRSTTIKCLFGLLPVKSGAIRFAGRSVDSLASHQIARLGLGLVPEGRQVFPNLTVEENLVATARASREHESSRKKWTLERVYGFFPRLKERRGNLGWQLSGGEQQMLAIGRALMTNPRLLVLDEATEGLAPIIRAEIWNALSELKCEGLSQIVIDKNVGALLRFADRHFVMEKGKVVWSGSSDALRNEPDIIHQYLGV; encoded by the coding sequence ATGACTAGCTTGCTCAACGTGCAGAATGTGCAGGCCTCCTATGGGCATGCGCAGGCACTCTTTGGCGTCTCGTTCAATGTCAAGGCGGGTGAAGTCGTTACGCTACTCGGGCGCAACGGCATGGGGCGTTCCACCACGATCAAATGCCTGTTCGGCCTGTTGCCCGTCAAATCGGGCGCGATCCGGTTCGCCGGCCGCTCGGTCGATTCGCTGGCATCGCATCAGATTGCGCGGCTGGGGCTGGGCCTGGTGCCGGAAGGCCGCCAGGTGTTTCCCAACCTGACGGTGGAAGAAAACCTGGTGGCGACGGCGCGGGCCAGCCGGGAGCACGAGTCGTCCCGCAAGAAGTGGACGCTGGAGCGGGTGTACGGCTTCTTCCCACGCCTGAAGGAGCGCCGCGGCAACCTGGGGTGGCAGTTGTCCGGCGGCGAGCAGCAGATGCTGGCGATCGGGCGCGCTCTGATGACCAATCCGCGCTTGCTGGTTCTGGACGAGGCCACCGAGGGACTGGCGCCCATCATCCGCGCGGAAATCTGGAACGCCCTGAGCGAACTGAAATGCGAAGGCTTATCGCAAATCGTGATCGACAAGAATGTCGGCGCGCTGCTGAGGTTTGCCGACCGACACTTCGTGATGGAAAAGGGAAAGGTCGTGTGGAGCGGCAGCTCGGACGCCTTGCGTAACGAACCGGACATCATTCATCAGTATCTGGGAGTCTAG
- a CDS encoding flavodoxin family protein, producing MTTIAIVFHSGYGHTKRVAEHVRAGAASANATVELIAIDRVGNIPEAAWETLKNADGMIFGSPTYMGNVSWQFKKFADASSKTWFRKEWKGKVAAGFTNSASLNGDKGSTISYLATFAAHHKMLWAGTDMHPSAEKTSTRDDINHLGGYLGLLVATPGDASVEEMIPGDLKTAEVFGANVAAVVKRLAPTLPAHADAARIQCAAQ from the coding sequence ATGACCACCATCGCTATTGTCTTCCACTCCGGCTACGGGCACACCAAGCGGGTTGCCGAACATGTACGGGCCGGCGCCGCATCGGCCAATGCGACCGTCGAACTCATCGCCATCGATAGAGTAGGCAACATTCCCGAGGCCGCGTGGGAAACGTTAAAGAATGCCGACGGCATGATCTTCGGCTCCCCCACCTACATGGGCAATGTGTCCTGGCAATTCAAGAAGTTTGCTGACGCATCCAGCAAGACCTGGTTCAGGAAAGAATGGAAGGGCAAGGTCGCAGCTGGCTTCACCAATTCGGCCAGCCTGAATGGTGATAAGGGATCGACCATTTCCTACCTGGCGACCTTTGCCGCCCACCACAAGATGCTCTGGGCTGGAACCGACATGCATCCGTCCGCCGAGAAGACGTCGACCCGCGACGACATCAACCATCTGGGCGGCTATCTTGGCTTGCTGGTGGCGACGCCTGGCGACGCCTCAGTCGAAGAGATGATCCCCGGCGACCTTAAGACGGCGGAGGTGTTCGGCGCGAACGTCGCAGCGGTGGTGAAGCGGCTGGCGCCAACCCTGCCTGCCCATGCAGACGCCGCCCGGATCCAGTGTGCCGCGCAATAG
- a CDS encoding intradiol ring-cleavage dioxygenase, whose product MQNLNEDTITHAVIEQIAHTPNPRLKRILTSLVQHLHNFAREVELSEDELMTAIQFLTRSGQMCSDKRQEFILLSDTLGLSTLVMAMNNRKPPACTESTVFGPFHVENAPVFPLGADVANGAKGEPCFVSGVIRGVDGEPVPHARIEVWQADEDGYYDVQYAGLGKFQGRGVLCADQDGRYYFRSIVAEPYPIPHDGPVGDMLRATERHPWRPAHLHFLIKQTGYQTLITHIFRKGGTYLDSDAVFGVRSTLIADWLRHEPGRAPDGSIMEVPFYTLEYDFVLNPAKKDS is encoded by the coding sequence ATGCAAAATTTGAACGAAGACACGATTACACACGCAGTCATCGAGCAAATCGCCCACACGCCGAACCCGCGCCTCAAGCGGATCCTGACTAGCCTTGTCCAGCATCTGCATAACTTCGCGCGCGAAGTGGAACTGTCCGAAGACGAATTGATGACAGCGATCCAGTTCCTAACGCGGTCCGGGCAGATGTGCAGTGACAAGCGCCAGGAGTTCATCCTTCTGTCGGATACGCTCGGCTTGTCGACGCTGGTGATGGCCATGAATAACCGCAAGCCGCCGGCATGCACGGAGTCGACCGTGTTCGGTCCTTTCCATGTCGAGAACGCGCCGGTTTTCCCGCTCGGCGCCGACGTTGCCAACGGCGCCAAGGGCGAGCCGTGTTTCGTGTCCGGGGTGATACGCGGCGTGGACGGCGAGCCGGTGCCGCATGCGCGTATCGAAGTATGGCAAGCGGACGAGGACGGCTACTATGACGTTCAATATGCCGGCCTGGGCAAGTTCCAGGGGCGCGGCGTCCTGTGCGCCGACCAGGATGGACGTTACTACTTCCGTTCCATTGTGGCCGAGCCTTATCCGATTCCACACGATGGTCCGGTCGGAGACATGCTGCGCGCGACAGAACGGCATCCGTGGCGGCCGGCTCACCTGCATTTCTTGATCAAGCAGACGGGCTACCAGACCCTGATCACCCATATTTTCCGCAAGGGCGGTACCTATCTCGATTCGGACGCGGTGTTTGGCGTTCGCTCCACGCTGATCGCCGACTGGCTGCGCCATGAACCTGGTCGTGCGCCCGACGGTTCGATCATGGAAGTCCCCTTTTACACGCTCGAGTACGACTTCGTGCTCAATCCGGCAAAGAAGGATAGCTGA
- a CDS encoding FAD-dependent oxidoreductase codes for MLANELGRRGIAAVLVDEKPGTAFNPQANATQARTMEHFRRLGFADEVRNLGLPADYPTDIAYFTRFCKHEIGRFELPSAKQAREKVNGLAGSWSTAELPHRVSQKYVEAVLRKQAECLPGVSVNYGWRMNGFRQLDTHVEVDVERVEDGLRQTLTASYMVGADGPRSKTREALGLFYTGETGVIRDFMGGRMYAIYARCPELYRASPHPRAWMNVCFNTERRAFMAAVDGKGEFAFHTQLQPHEVETELTEDDARRMFQAAAGAPVEVEILSRGSWTAGHSLVSNRFRSGRVFLGGDAVHLFTPAGGLGYNTAIEDAVNLAWKLAAVIKDKAAATLLDTYEAERQPIAKRNTSYAKTFADSLGLFKPVSEIEEDSLAGARAREQAGHYFRAHGRAEFNIPGVTFGGRYDGSAAIVSDGTVPPPDKANEYIPSACPGGRPPHLWLADGSSLFDAFGFEWTLLVLGADEAGGNAMVEEAERRKIDLKVTTLQVAEARALYEADFALIRPDQIVAWRGNSCARAKEIFHQILGEPPCKI; via the coding sequence ATGCTCGCGAACGAATTAGGGCGACGCGGGATAGCAGCGGTGCTGGTGGACGAAAAGCCCGGCACCGCTTTCAACCCGCAGGCCAACGCCACGCAGGCGCGGACGATGGAGCATTTCCGGCGCCTGGGTTTTGCCGATGAAGTAAGAAACCTGGGCTTGCCTGCCGACTATCCGACGGATATCGCGTACTTCACGCGCTTCTGCAAGCACGAGATCGGCAGGTTCGAACTACCGTCGGCGAAACAAGCGAGGGAGAAGGTCAACGGCCTGGCGGGCTCCTGGAGCACGGCTGAATTGCCACATCGCGTGTCGCAGAAATACGTCGAGGCGGTGTTACGCAAGCAGGCAGAGTGCCTCCCTGGCGTGTCGGTCAACTATGGCTGGCGCATGAACGGCTTCCGGCAGCTAGATACCCATGTCGAAGTCGACGTCGAGCGCGTCGAGGACGGACTGCGGCAGACGTTGACCGCCAGCTACATGGTGGGCGCCGACGGCCCGCGCAGCAAGACACGCGAGGCACTGGGCCTGTTCTATACCGGAGAGACCGGGGTGATCCGGGACTTCATGGGCGGCCGCATGTACGCCATTTATGCCCGCTGCCCGGAACTGTACCGCGCCAGCCCCCACCCCCGGGCGTGGATGAATGTGTGCTTCAACACCGAACGCCGGGCCTTTATGGCGGCCGTGGATGGCAAGGGCGAATTCGCCTTCCATACGCAGCTCCAGCCGCATGAAGTCGAGACCGAGCTGACTGAAGACGACGCCCGCCGCATGTTCCAGGCCGCCGCCGGCGCCCCGGTCGAGGTGGAGATTCTTTCGCGCGGGTCGTGGACCGCCGGCCACTCGCTGGTCAGCAATCGTTTCCGCTCAGGACGCGTGTTCCTGGGCGGCGATGCAGTGCACCTGTTCACGCCAGCCGGCGGGCTGGGCTATAACACGGCGATCGAGGACGCGGTCAACCTCGCCTGGAAACTCGCCGCCGTCATCAAGGACAAGGCCGCGGCCACGCTGCTAGACACCTATGAGGCGGAACGCCAGCCGATTGCCAAACGCAATACGAGTTACGCCAAAACTTTTGCCGATTCGCTGGGGCTGTTCAAGCCAGTTTCGGAGATTGAAGAAGATAGTCTTGCGGGCGCGCGCGCCCGGGAACAGGCCGGGCATTATTTCCGGGCACATGGCCGCGCCGAATTCAATATTCCAGGCGTCACCTTCGGCGGCCGCTATGACGGTTCCGCCGCCATCGTCTCGGACGGCACAGTGCCGCCACCCGACAAGGCAAACGAATATATCCCGAGCGCCTGCCCCGGCGGCCGTCCGCCCCACTTGTGGTTGGCGGATGGCAGTTCGCTGTTTGACGCGTTTGGCTTTGAATGGACCTTGTTGGTCCTGGGGGCCGATGAGGCAGGCGGCAACGCCATGGTTGAGGAAGCCGAGCGCAGAAAGATCGACCTTAAGGTAACCACCCTGCAGGTTGCCGAAGCGCGGGCGTTGTACGAAGCGGACTTTGCGTTGATACGGCCGGACCAGATTGTCGCCTGGCGCGGCAATTCCTGCGCCCGGGCGAAAGAAATTTTCCATCAAATCTTAGGCGAGCCACCATGCAAAATTTGA
- a CDS encoding DoxX family protein, producing MEERDLISNCGALMGRLLIGTVYIASGIGLVGSFHGVTAMMTGRGIPLPMLALCLTIAVWFVGGICVILGWQFRPAASVLFVVSVPVVVGIHWPWSAGMKAFPDELNHFMQGLAMLGGLAYLAAFGPGRFYIGRTRRNAQFDVMEAR from the coding sequence ATGGAAGAACGTGATTTGATCAGTAACTGCGGTGCATTGATGGGGCGGCTCCTTATCGGCACCGTCTATATCGCGAGCGGCATCGGGCTTGTGGGATCGTTCCACGGCGTCACTGCAATGATGACCGGTAGGGGCATACCGCTACCCATGCTGGCCCTTTGCCTCACGATTGCGGTATGGTTTGTCGGCGGTATCTGCGTCATTCTCGGCTGGCAGTTCCGGCCTGCCGCCTCGGTGCTTTTCGTGGTCAGCGTTCCGGTGGTGGTTGGTATCCACTGGCCGTGGAGTGCCGGCATGAAGGCATTTCCGGATGAATTGAACCACTTCATGCAAGGGCTGGCAATGCTGGGCGGACTGGCGTATCTGGCAGCGTTCGGGCCCGGCAGGTTTTACATTGGACGGACCCGCCGCAATGCACAGTTCGACGTTATGGAGGCGAGGTGA
- a CDS encoding ABC transporter ATP-binding protein — protein sequence MSANLLRTEALVKRYGGLLVTDHVSMDIRAGELHAIIGPNGAGKTTLINQLSGELSSSEGRVLFSGTDMSALPTHRRARMGLLRSYQITSVFEEFTVRENAVLSALGAQEHGFRFWQPMLGRTLLVEAAEAALQATGMAGRADVPAADLGYGERRQLELAMALAAQPKCLLLDEPMAGMSPQESGAVVELLKSLKGRYSILLIEHDMEAVFALADRITVLVYGRVMFTGTPDQVRENPAVKAIYLGEEDIKECTS from the coding sequence ATGAGCGCCAACCTGTTGCGAACAGAAGCGCTGGTCAAGCGTTATGGCGGCTTGCTGGTCACGGACCACGTGTCGATGGATATCCGGGCCGGCGAACTGCATGCCATCATCGGCCCCAACGGCGCCGGCAAGACCACGCTGATCAACCAGCTGTCGGGCGAACTGTCTTCCAGTGAGGGCAGGGTGCTGTTCTCCGGCACGGACATGAGCGCGCTCCCGACACACCGGCGCGCGCGGATGGGCTTGCTGCGTTCCTACCAGATCACGTCCGTCTTTGAGGAGTTCACCGTGCGCGAAAACGCCGTGTTGTCCGCGCTGGGTGCGCAGGAACATGGGTTCCGCTTCTGGCAACCGATGCTCGGCCGCACGCTGCTGGTCGAGGCGGCCGAAGCCGCGCTGCAGGCCACCGGCATGGCGGGGCGGGCCGATGTCCCCGCTGCCGATCTCGGCTATGGGGAGCGGCGCCAGCTGGAACTGGCCATGGCGCTCGCGGCGCAACCGAAGTGCCTGCTGCTCGATGAGCCGATGGCGGGTATGAGCCCACAGGAATCGGGCGCGGTGGTCGAACTACTGAAAAGTCTGAAAGGCCGCTATTCGATCCTGCTGATCGAGCACGACATGGAAGCGGTATTTGCGCTGGCAGACCGCATCACAGTGTTGGTCTACGGGAGAGTGATGTTTACCGGCACTCCGGACCAAGTCAGGGAGAACCCGGCAGTCAAGGCCATCTATCTCGGTGAAGAAGATATTAAGGAGTGCACCTCATGA
- a CDS encoding NIPSNAP family protein, producing the protein MIIEQRTYSLKPGKVREFLSLYEAEGLAIQAEALGNLLGYFTTETGELNRVVQLWGFDSFEERVHRRATLSGKESWRAFLAKAGSLVIAQKNEILLPAPFSPIR; encoded by the coding sequence ATGATTATTGAGCAACGCACCTACTCATTGAAGCCGGGCAAGGTACGAGAGTTCCTGTCCCTTTACGAAGCCGAGGGTCTGGCCATCCAAGCGGAGGCACTGGGTAACCTCCTGGGGTACTTCACCACGGAGACGGGGGAGCTGAATCGAGTTGTACAGCTGTGGGGTTTTGATTCGTTTGAAGAGAGAGTACACCGTCGGGCAACCCTCTCAGGCAAAGAGTCATGGCGCGCGTTCCTGGCCAAGGCTGGTTCACTCGTTATTGCGCAAAAGAATGAGATTCTTCTGCCAGCGCCGTTCTCTCCTATCCGGTGA
- a CDS encoding c-type cytochrome → MAIEARTIAAYNQASFGDRQGDVAKGQRIVMQACAQCHGAQGNAVSSTFPNLSAQLSSYLVAQLMLFKTGERRSPIMQPVAQNLSASDMLDAAAYYSSQAPGRPYASNNAELLAHGEKLYREGDSQRGIPACIHCHGMTGSAIAPIFPRIGGQSPDYLEFVLGVLKTKRFVIHEAYVMKAILTNFTPEDIKAVSTYTSTLTAAKPENGRRP, encoded by the coding sequence ATGGCGATCGAAGCCAGGACCATCGCGGCCTACAACCAGGCCAGCTTTGGCGACCGGCAGGGTGATGTTGCCAAGGGCCAGCGCATCGTCATGCAGGCCTGCGCCCAATGCCACGGCGCTCAGGGAAATGCCGTCAGCAGTACGTTTCCGAATCTTTCCGCGCAATTGTCCAGCTACCTTGTGGCGCAATTGATGCTGTTCAAAACAGGCGAGCGCAGAAGTCCGATCATGCAACCCGTCGCCCAGAACCTGAGCGCCAGCGACATGCTGGACGCCGCAGCCTATTATTCGTCGCAGGCGCCCGGCAGGCCCTATGCGTCCAACAATGCGGAACTGCTGGCGCACGGCGAAAAACTGTACCGCGAGGGGGATTCACAGCGTGGTATCCCGGCATGCATCCATTGTCATGGCATGACTGGCAGTGCGATCGCGCCAATCTTTCCAAGGATAGGCGGTCAGTCGCCGGACTATCTCGAATTCGTGCTGGGCGTTCTCAAAACCAAGCGCTTTGTCATCCACGAAGCGTATGTGATGAAAGCCATTCTCACGAACTTCACGCCGGAGGATATCAAGGCGGTGTCGACCTATACATCGACACTGACCGCCGCCAAACCGGAGAATGGGCGCCGACCGTAA
- a CDS encoding branched-chain amino acid ABC transporter permease, which produces MQAKLSAFRISVAVPLLLFAVLVLLPFVAHALEQPFYVTFVARIIVYAIAATALNLALGYGGLVSLGHALFFGLGAYSVAIPAFYGIDSGWVHLAVCVVTCGLVGLVTGAINLRTTGIAFIMITLAFAQMGYFVFVSLKHYGGDDGTTILATSKFFGLDLGQPDTVYAFSLAVLALLTWWMARLRVAPFGMVLRGAKRNARRINAIGLPARQYQLSAYVHSAILCGIAGMLLANLNAFASPSTLSWMVSGDLIVMVVLGGIGTVYGALLGAFALLGLEEVIKLFTEHWMVVFGPLIVLMALLGKAGLVGLLEGIEARLAQTHGRPRGRAAVVQAKSEGQS; this is translated from the coding sequence ATGCAAGCCAAACTATCCGCGTTTCGGATTTCCGTGGCGGTGCCGCTGCTGCTGTTCGCGGTACTGGTCCTGCTTCCCTTTGTCGCGCATGCGCTGGAGCAGCCGTTTTATGTCACTTTCGTCGCGCGCATCATCGTCTATGCGATCGCTGCCACCGCGCTCAATCTCGCGCTGGGCTATGGCGGCCTGGTCAGCCTGGGCCATGCGCTGTTTTTCGGGCTGGGCGCGTACAGCGTCGCGATCCCGGCGTTCTACGGCATCGACAGCGGATGGGTCCATCTGGCGGTCTGCGTCGTCACCTGCGGCCTGGTTGGTCTGGTCACCGGCGCGATCAACCTGCGCACCACAGGCATCGCCTTTATCATGATCACGCTGGCGTTCGCACAGATGGGCTATTTCGTCTTCGTCAGCCTGAAGCATTACGGCGGCGACGACGGCACCACGATCCTAGCCACCTCGAAGTTCTTCGGACTTGACCTGGGCCAGCCGGATACCGTCTACGCGTTCTCGCTGGCCGTGCTTGCGCTCCTGACCTGGTGGATGGCGCGATTGCGCGTGGCCCCCTTCGGCATGGTGCTGCGCGGCGCAAAGCGCAACGCCCGGCGCATCAATGCGATCGGCCTGCCGGCACGGCAATACCAGCTGTCTGCCTATGTGCACTCGGCCATCCTGTGCGGCATCGCCGGCATGCTGCTGGCCAACCTGAACGCGTTTGCGTCGCCCAGTACCCTGTCATGGATGGTGTCGGGCGATCTGATCGTGATGGTGGTACTGGGCGGTATCGGCACGGTGTACGGCGCGCTGCTAGGTGCCTTTGCCTTGCTTGGGCTTGAAGAGGTGATCAAGCTGTTCACCGAACACTGGATGGTGGTGTTCGGCCCGCTCATCGTGCTGATGGCGCTGCTCGGCAAGGCCGGCCTGGTTGGCCTCCTGGAAGGAATCGAAGCACGTCTGGCGCAAACGCACGGCCGGCCCCGAGGCAGAGCCGCCGTGGTGCAAGCCAAGTCGGAGGGACAATCATGA